The genome window TCCCCGCGTTGACCAGATACAGGGCAGCATCTATCGCCTGCGGATCATAGCTCTCGGCGAGGATAGCCAAACGGTGCGCTGGAGTACGCTCGCGCGGTAAGGTTCGCCCAAAGACGCGGCGGAACGCCTCATCGACGCCGCAGCCCTGACGGTCACGGCAGAGGGCGTCCACCTCCGGCCAATCCAACCGACTGACGTGGGCGGCATAGTCGATCACCTGGGCGACGACGGTACGGGGCGTCCGCCCGCGCTTCATCTCCACCACGAACAGCGCCCCGTCTTGGTCGAGGAACAGGTTGTCGATCAGGTGGCCATGTCGGGTGACAATCTCACGCCCGAGGGAAATCAGGGGATGGCCGCCGTTGACGATCTCGGGGCTAGCGTCGGCCCACGCCTGGATACACGCCTCATCATGGCGATCCGCGAAGCTCTCGGGACGCAAAAGCCCGAGCGAACCTTCATTTTCGGCGAACAGAACCACTCGCGCCCTCCTTGGCGTGCCCGGTTCCTGTTTACCTCCGGCGGCAGCGAGTCACCATCAAAATGTTAGTGCAATTGGTTGCACGTAGTTTCAGGTAATGGTTACCAGCGGCACCCACCATCAGAATGGGGGCCTCATGATGAACCTGAAGCAGCACATTGGCCTGAGAGTAAAGTCGGCCCGCCGGGAGAAAGGGCTGACGCAGGAGGAGCTTGCCGACCGCATCGGCAAGGCCGTCGCCACGCTATCCAACATCGAGCGTGGGGAAGCGCTGACCGGCCTTGAGACCCTGGCGCTGATTGCCCAGGCCACGGACAAGCCGATGGTGTTCTTCTTCGAGGGAATTGAGGACACCCGCCTCGTCAGCCGCAAACGGCTGGAGGCTGAAGACGAGCTACGCCTTCAGGCGAAGCGCCTAACAGACCAACACCTACTTCTCGCACAGGAAATTCTGGCCGCGATGGAACGGGCTCAGTCCTGATCGGAACCCCTCTGATTACCGCCGAGAAACAGGCGAATTCGCTCCTTGAGCACATCGAGCTGCCGTGTTTCACACTCCCAGACCACGAATACACGCCACCCCATCGCACGCAGTTGGTCGCACTCATCCCTGTCACGTGTCCGGTTCCGGCGCAACTTCGGCTCCCAGTACTCAAGATTGGATTTAGGCATACGTGCATCCCGGCAATCCGGGTCTGGATGCTGATGCCAGAAACACCCATGGACGAAAATTACGGCATTTCGTCCTGGAAACACCAAGTCAGGTTTTCCAGGAAGATCAGGCCGGTGGAGGCGGTAGCGGTACCCCATGGAGTGAACAAGTTTTCTGATCTGCATTTCGGGCTTCATGCCCTTACTGCGGATACGTGACATGTTGACGCTGCGTTGCTCAGGAGTCAGCTTATCAGCCATCTTCCCTTCCCGCTCATTCCGATGGATCAGAATGACCGATCATAGCCAACGCCTCGGCGCAATTCACAAAGAAATCCTCGACCTGCTCACTTCTCATCCTGAGGGCCTGGACATCGTTCAAATCCGTGAGGCCCTCGACATCGGAGCAACACAGCAACATCTCGACAAGCGAATTCGTGAATTACGGAGCGTCTATCAGATAGATGGAATGCACGCTGGCTCGCGATATGTCTACCGGCTTATCGGGAAGCGGGATGACCCCTATGCAGATGATGGGGATATTCCCGCACAGCTTCGAGCGCAAGTCCTGGATACGGCCAAGGGAACATGCCAGATGTGCGGAAAAACGATCGCCGAGGACCACATAAAACTTCAGATCGACCACAAAATCCCCCGCAATTGGGGTGGCCTCACTGAACTCTCAAATCTCTGGGCTATCTGTCAGAGATGCAACGGCGGCAAGAGGGACTACTTCGCGACCTTCGATGACACCGTGATGAACGAGGTGATGGCGTATGACTCGGTCCACGAACGCTTGGCCCACACGCTCCGCATTCACCTAGGCTCACCCACCCCGTCGGACCTCCTTGAATTCGTTGCCAACGCCAAAAGCCGTCAAGACGATTGGCACAAGCGCTTGCGCGAATTGCGGTACCCGGTGATCGGGCTGAAGATAAGCGTTGGAAAGAAGAAAACCGAGAGGGGGATGGAAACGACCTACACCCTCCGCAATTGGGTGGACCTACCCTCCAATCCAACCAAGGTAATTCGCGAATTCGAGCGCGACCGAGTGCGTAAACACCTCAAAGCCCGATAGACCGGATCATCCGAACAATACGTGGCGCACTGATAGCCTTAAGAATTTGCCCCGCGAGATTTTTCGCCACAGGCGGAGGAAGAGCGTTTCCGACTTGCCGGTAGGCTGCGGTCTTTCGCCCGCTAAACTGCCAATCGTCCGGAAAGCCTTGCAGCCGGGCCGTCATTCTGACCGTCAGCTTCGGCATTCCCACAAAGTCTCGCGCAGGAGGATGATCGCTGACGCCGTGTCCATCGACTGATAACTCGGCCCAGGCTCTTTTCGCACGGGTCGGGCCAAGATCAGGGCCACCGTGTTTCTTCGAGCCCCCCACAAGCGTCGGCGCGATCTCATTCGCCTTATCGCGCCAAGCGGCGGCTCCAAGCCAACCATTTTCGGCCATCAAGTCGTGGAGGCAATCTCCAACCGACAGTGGCTCTTTTCGCTCCTCTGGCCACTCAAAATGGCCCGCAACCTCTTTCTTAATCGCGACGAAAAACACCCTCGGGCGAAGCTGAGGTACGCCGAAGTCGCTTGCGTTGAGAAGGCGCCAATACGTCTCGTAACCCATCTTCGCGACTTGCCCTGCAATGTACGTCCGGTAATCGGAAAACACGGCATCCATCAGTCCACGGACATTTTCAAACATCACGGCCTTAGGGCGGACTTCATCGACCACTCTGATTGCGGCGGGAAACAGGTTCCTTTCATCGTCAGCCCCGAGTTGCTTCCCTGCCTTTGAGAAGGGAGGGCAAGGTACTCCTCCCGCAACAAGGTCGACTCCCCGGAACCCGGTAGCGTCAAAATGGTTGAGATCTGTTTCCCGGACATCCCATTGAGGACGGTTCAAGCGAAGTGTGGCACAACAGTGAGGGTCAAGCTCCACCAGTGCCGCGTGCGAAAAACCGGCCTGCTCAAGCCCCAGCGCCTGCCCACCTGCCCCGGCACACAGCTCTAAAGACGTCGGCTCCATATGCACAACTCCCTACTACATCTTCTTGGGAAACTGCCACACGCCAGACCCAGGGTCCAGTGATAAACACCATCTCCACGCCACATAGAGTGCGGCACGCCTAGGCGTAACACAAAATACAGGGCCTGCACGGTCAGAGAAGAACATGGACCACATTCCCCCAAAACAGCCCTCCATCCCGGATGTAACGGCCCAGCATCGCGTCTGAGGCATGCCCGGTCTGCTGGCGGATTTTGTACGTAGGGACGCCTGCTGCTGCTGCACTGGTGGCGAGCCCGGCCCTGAGGCTGTGACCGCTGTAACGGGCAGGGTCGAGACCGGCGGCTTCAGCACGGGTCTTTACCACCACGGCCACCGCCTTCCCGGACAGCCGGGTCTCGGCAACATGCCCATGGCGGTCCACCGGACGAAACACCGGCCCTTCGGTTATCCCTGCCGCTTCGAGCCATGCAGTCAGGGAAAACACTGCGCACACGGTTCCGCGTGCGAATGGAATCGCTACCTTGCGCCCCCTGCCGTCCTGATCGGTCTTCGACCGCCGGAGATGGATGATGATTCCCTGGGAAACGTGCTCGATATCCGATACGTCCAGCCCCACCAACTCCGAACGACGGAAGGCTCCCGCAAAACCGATCAGGATCAAAGCGCGGTCGCGGATGTCCTTTACGCTGGTGCCCATCCCCCCGACCATCGCCAGCACGTCTTCCTTGATCGCGGCGGCGGCCTGCCGTTGGGGCTTCCCCCAGGTACGGCGAATGCCCCGCATCGTCATCCGGACCAGATCGGACGAGCCGGGGTTCGGCAGTCCTTGCATGGTGTGCGCTTTGCCGATGGCGACAAGCCGCCGGGAGAGCGTGGCCACCGTCAGCGCCTCAGCGTACTCGGCAAGGTACTGAGCCACAGCCTCGGGGGTTGCCGGGATAGTGCCACCCCACGCGGTGAAGTGCGCCATGTCGCACCGATAGGCCCGGCGGGTGTTCGCGGAGATCGACGCTTCGAGGTAGGCGGAGACGGCCTCCGGCGGGCTGATTGTGGACTCCGATAATAGGGAGTTATCACGGGTTAGAGCACTGATCTGGACGAGCATCGCTTCACCTCAGGGAGGTTGGTTTTCGTTGAAACGATAGCCCCCACGACACCGCAGAAAAGAGAAAAGACAACGCTCGCAGAACGTTGTCTTGAGGCGTTCCCCCATGGCGGGTTTTGACCGTAATCCCCCGACAGATCGTTAAATAAATTCAGTGCATTGAAGCGATTTGACCGCCTCAAGGCCCCCTCGGGATCCTTTTGTCCAAAAACCTGTCCACGCCTCCGCTGAGATGACCCGGGACAGTCTCACCATGTCTTACGGCAGAAGCCCTGACTGAAGGAGCGCAGCAGGCCAAAAGTCCCAAAGTTTCCCGGCCCTCCAGACGTTTCGCTCGGCCTCTTGGAAGGCGTGTTTATAGGCCACCCTCATGTCCTCGGCGGGCAGCTGGGACAACGCCCACTCGACGCCACGGGCACGGCAACTATCCAGGAAGAACACCCAAGCGTGGGCCGTCTCAGGTGGGTCAACCTTACCCATGGGATCGATCACCGTCAGGCCGAGGAACGGGTTCTTCATCTTGTGGAGCGTCGTTATCGGCCTGTTCGGCTGCTTACGGGCCTCTACCCTGACATGGGACAAACTCCCGTACTTCGCCTCGAAGCCGGTATCGGCCAACTCCTGCTTCTTGTCGTAGATGCAAAACGGCGCGCGGGCCCCCTTTCTGAAGTGGGGGTAGAGCGTCTCTAGTTGCCCCGCCAACGAATGATACGCTAACCGCTTGAACGGCTTGCCCCCATCCGCCTTCACGTGGCTCGACACAAGAAGATTTTCGGTCCGGACCCCCAGCAGATCGACAGCAACGTCGAGGCGGGTCACTCTGCCGCTTGTGGCAATATCGCTCCACAGGTACTGGTCGAGCAGGACATTATCCCGCAGCCACTCCCTCAGATACAGCACGCCTTCCGCACCCAGCTTTGCCGGGTTGAACTCGAACCGGAGGAATGGCGCTGATTTCGTCGCCTCGTTCTTGGGCGTAGGTGGCCCCGCCTCCAACAATAGGTGCTCACCACTCCCAGGGATCGGCAGGAGAAGCCGCCACCCATAATTCGACTTACCATTCGCCGGAGAGGCCGGTAGAAGCGCCTTATCTTCCTTCGCCCCTATCAGGAACGTCTTGATGCCCTGTTGGTCCTCGTATGACGGGATGTCGAAGGTAATCGCGATCTTGTCTATCACCGGCCTCAGCGCAGCAAATCCACCCTCGTATCCGTATGCAATTAATTTCACGTCCACGCTCTCGGGCTTATTAGAGCCCCCTAGCCCCTTCGTTAACTGCACGACCACGACGCCCCCTTTCCCTCCCGCAGGAGGTCGAGGTCAATCGGGTATTCGATCTTCGACAAGCTTTTCGCGAGTAGCGGTAGATTCTTCGGCTTCCCGTAGGTTTTGTCGTGCACCCCCTCTTGGGAATGCCCCATCAGAGCCTTCGATGTCGCCTCACTCACCTCGGCATAGTCCAGTGCGTCTTTGAAGTTGTGGCGGAACGAGTGGAAAGTCGTCTTAGCCGTCTTAACACCAACATCCTCTGCGTAACGCGCAAACCACTTCGAGAACGCCGCAGAGAAGTAGCCGTCCTTGCCGGGATTGATGTCAGGAAATACACGCCCATTCGGTCCTTTTTTCCGCTGCCGATCAACATGCGCGAGAAACCCGAGGTCGATCAGAACCGGATGAACCGGCACACACCGCAGGCTTGACTCGGTCTTGATCGTTTTCCCCTCACCACGACAGACATCGAAATACGGGATCTCGCCATGCTCCTTGATGTCGGTTGCAAGCAATTGCACGATCTCGCCAAGCCGCATCCCCGAATAGAGACCGATGATCGGGATCCAGAACTTGCCATCTCGGATGACCTGATCCCCCGGCTCGCTACGCCGCCCCGCCGACTTGCACCCGGTAAACAGCGGTGACGTGAAGAGCTTCTGAAGCTGCTCACCTGAGAAGGGGTACCGCGCATCCTTTGCGTCGAGCTTCGACACCCCACTGATCTTAAGCCCCGGCCCAGGCATCGCAGCAAGATAGCCTTCTGCCACACACCACTTGAGGAACGTGCGGAACATCGAAAAATACTTGTCCTGGGTTTTCAGCGAGATCGTCTCGCCCTTGGCTTTTGACGCCAGGATCTCCTTCAGCGGCACGCCCTGCATTGCCTTCGATTTCATGTAGTTGCTGGGCAACTCCATCAGCGAGTCTCGCACCAGCCGCACATCATCCAAGGCAAGGGTAGCCACCGGCCTCTTTTCTCCCACCAACTCGATCACGAGGTTGAGAACTCGGCGGTGGTCCAGATAGGTTTTCCCGACCCACTCCTTATCCTTTTTCATCGCGCAGTAGCGGTTGGCGACAGAGCCAAGGCTCCGCTCCTCCGCCGGGACGTCCCCAGGTAGCGGCGGCATTTCCGTCGCCTCGATGCCGATGAAAAGCGGATCGGCGGAAACGGCCTGAGCGTAGTCGCCGCGCAACTTCGCCGCGAGAATGCGCCGGGTCTCGATCCGCGCCCGGAGCACGCCGTTGCAGACCTTGTCGAACTGTTCTAGGCCGACGGTTTTCCGGGATGCACCGACCTGCGCCAGCACCTCATTCGCCGCGTTGCGGGTTACCGGGTCGTAGTCGTGCGCCACGAGCAGCTTTCGCAACTGTTCCGACTCCGCCAACGTCTCCCCCGCTTCGAACACGAGATCGACGGACTGATCCTGTGGTGCAAGGTAGGCGACCTCCTCGGCCGTGCTCAGGCATCTCTCGAAATACGACCGGATCAGGCTCTTGACGACATCGGGGGTGAGATCGGGCATGGCGGGGAGTTCTCGGATCAGACGCTCGAAGACATCGCTGAGGGTACGGCAACGCATGCGCGCCGTGAAGGGATCGCCGGTTTTGAGCGATCCTTTGATCTCGCGAAGGCCGCATCTGGCCCATAAGCTTCGAGGAACCGCCATGCGGAAGGCGAACACGTCACCCCGGCGAACGAGGTGAGAAAGCCGCTGAAAC of uncultured Alphaproteobacteria bacterium contains these proteins:
- a CDS encoding putative integrase/resolvase recombinase protein (Evidence 3 : Function proposed based on presence of conserved amino acid motif, structural feature or limited homology); this encodes MAFQRLSHLVRRGDVFAFRMAVPRSLWARCGLREIKGSLKTGDPFTARMRCRTLSDVFERLIRELPAMPDLTPDVVKSLIRSYFERCLSTAEEVAYLAPQDQSVDLVFEAGETLAESEQLRKLLVAHDYDPVTRNAANEVLAQVGASRKTVGLEQFDKVCNGVLRARIETRRILAAKLRGDYAQAVSADPLFIGIEATEMPPLPGDVPAEERSLGSVANRYCAMKKDKEWVGKTYLDHRRVLNLVIELVGEKRPVATLALDDVRLVRDSLMELPSNYMKSKAMQGVPLKEILASKAKGETISLKTQDKYFSMFRTFLKWCVAEGYLAAMPGPGLKISGVSKLDAKDARYPFSGEQLQKLFTSPLFTGCKSAGRRSEPGDQVIRDGKFWIPIIGLYSGMRLGEIVQLLATDIKEHGEIPYFDVCRGEGKTIKTESSLRCVPVHPVLIDLGFLAHVDRQRKKGPNGRVFPDINPGKDGYFSAAFSKWFARYAEDVGVKTAKTTFHSFRHNFKDALDYAEVSEATSKALMGHSQEGVHDKTYGKPKNLPLLAKSLSKIEYPIDLDLLREGKGASWSCS
- the vsr gene encoding XorII very short patch repair endonuclease produces the protein MADKLTPEQRSVNMSRIRSKGMKPEMQIRKLVHSMGYRYRLHRPDLPGKPDLVFPGRNAVIFVHGCFWHQHPDPDCRDARMPKSNLEYWEPKLRRNRTRDRDECDQLRAMGWRVFVVWECETRQLDVLKERIRLFLGGNQRGSDQD
- a CDS encoding HNH endonuclease (fragment); translated protein: MCGKTIAEDHIKLQIDHKIPRNWGGLTELSNLWAICQRCNGGKRDYFATFDDTVMNEVMAYDSVHERLAHTLRIHLGSPTPSDLLEFVANAKSRQDDWHKRLRELRYPVIGLKISVGKKKTERGMETTYTLRNWVDLPSNPTKVIREFERDRVRKHLKAR
- the xerD gene encoding Integrase/recombinase xerD homolog, producing the protein MLVQISALTRDNSLLSESTISPPEAVSAYLEASISANTRRAYRCDMAHFTAWGGTIPATPEAVAQYLAEYAEALTVATLSRRLVAIGKAHTMQGLPNPGSSDLVRMTMRGIRRTWGKPQRQAAAAIKEDVLAMVGGMGTSVKDIRDRALILIGFAGAFRRSELVGLDVSDIEHVSQGIIIHLRRSKTDQDGRGRKVAIPFARGTVCAVFSLTAWLEAAGITEGPVFRPVDRHGHVAETRLSGKAVAVVVKTRAEAAGLDPARYSGHSLRAGLATSAAAAGVPTYKIRQQTGHASDAMLGRYIRDGGLFWGNVVHVLL
- a CDS encoding hypothetical protein (Evidence 5 : No homology to any previously reported sequences), with the protein product MVVQLTKGLGGSNKPESVDVKLIAYGYEGGFAALRPVIDKIAITFDIPSYEDQQGIKTFLIGAKEDKALLPASPANGKSNYGWRLLLPIPGSGEHLLLEAGPPTPKNEATKSAPFLRFEFNPAKLGAEGVLYLREWLRDNVLLDQYLWSDIATSGRVTRLDVAVDLLGVRTENLLVSSHVKADGGKPFKRLAYHSLAGQLETLYPHFRKGARAPFCIYDKKQELADTGFEAKYGSLSHVRVEARKQPNRPITTLHKMKNPFLGLTVIDPMGKVDPPETAHAWVFFLDSCRARGVEWALSQLPAEDMRVAYKHAFQEAERNVWRAGKLWDFWPAALLQSGLLP
- a CDS encoding Predicted transcriptional regulator (fragment) gives rise to the protein MMNLKQHIGLRVKSARREKGLTQEELADRIGKAVATLSNIERGEALTGLETLALIAQATDKPMVFFFEGIEDTRLVSRKRLEAEDELRLQAKRLTDQHLLLAQEILAAMERAQS